Within Spinacia oleracea cultivar Varoflay chromosome 4, BTI_SOV_V1, whole genome shotgun sequence, the genomic segment TGACTAATTTATCGTAATCAACTATTTCTaaaatcatactccctccgtcccataatatagtgtccgtttgaccaaaatcacggttattaaggtaaaggataacattgataataaaaacaataattatttgtacttttaagataaagtacatgttacTTGGCTTTTATGAAGAGAGAAATTAGAGATTAAAggtgtgtacataataaataggcctaaaaaagacaaaaatcaagcacatgagttgaataaaagtcaaaaagtataattttcaaagtaaaaattctGACTTATTTAGGACAATATTGGAATTACAAATAGTGCATGAGGGTATTATGggtaaaaattaatggtttaaaatagaaatatgcacatcatttagggacacaattttaggaaaacaggcgctatattatgggacggagggagtaagattTAGATGATTCGATCTGTTTGCTTATTATGTTTGGaacaacaaaaataatcttTATATGTTAATGTAAAATATTACAAATCATTTACTCCGTGAGGTATATTTTAGATAAGGCTGAAGACGAAGATAACGTGGATGATTGACTAATATTACTAATAAATATAGATTTGGTGTTGGTGAGCgggtataaggataacatgtacccacCTTGGTGATGGGGTGAGTTTACATTTCCTGGACTTGGATCACTAACCCAATCCTAACTATTATGGATGtcatttttaaatattttagctaatacaattaattttaataataaagttATGCCAATATATTCAAAAGTTAGGTAAAGGTAAAGTGACTTATTTACCGAATATAGAGATGTCATATTGTCAGCGGAGGTGGTTTTTTGGGAGTCCTCCGGGCATCCTCTCCAAGTGGGAGAGAACCAATGAAAGTTTGGTGGGAGATGTGGTTAAAAATGTATCCGCAAGCGGGTAACGGGGGCGAGAACGAATTTTAAATTGGACCCTCCCGCCCGCATCGAATCGCTTATCTTTCATCAAAATGATTATGAatatatcaacatttttttACACTAACGTACATATGATAATGTTTATATATTTACTCAATTAATATAAccagacaattgaattatcgaAGACGTCAGAACATAGTTTTACAATTCAAAACTCTtttaccaaaaataaaataaaaattgacactagGGATGAGGTTACATAGGTGGGTGATGGAgcttggatgaattttattttatacctGATCTCTCGAGATGGAGATTGGGAGGGGTGGGTAGGCGTTAAATGATCGAATAATGAGATAAATGAGACAAGTATTAAGTAGATATGACTAACGAAAAGAAGGGTGGATGAGATAACTTAATGTTTGACATGAGATGATGAATAGGGATGAATAATAATTTTGTCCATGCACTATTTTAATGATAATTGACTGCCagattttcatataaatttatatttagatcataaatcgtgcatcgcatgggtattatactagttaaggctaaaatgaagcatttCCCTCCCAATtttaaactaaagaacctaaggactcattttatacttattacatgtttaatatgaatagttttaactttctaacactcattccaatctacttatgcaaatttaaggcttgtttggtcgttataggtcatattaggctaaaatgaggcttttttgctcccaaacatgaaataaagaaccttaggactcattttaaacatattaaatgttttttatgattagttttaactttccaagacttaatccaatctatttatgcacattcgagacttctttggccgttataggtcatatttaggctaaaatgacattttcgctcccaactttgatctaacgaacttaaaaactaatttcaaacttattacatgattcatatgattatttttaacttttcaagactcaatccgatctattatgcacatttgagacttgtttggtcgttataggtcatatttaggctaaaatgagacattttcgctcctaagattgaactaaagaatctaatgaCTCATTTGAAACCTTGTACattattaatatgcatagttttaactttctaagactcgtttcaatctatttattcacatttaaggcttattgggtcgttataggtcatattaaggctaaaatgaagcattttccctcccaactttgaactaaagaacctaaggactcattttatacttattacatgtttaatatgaatagttttaactttctaacactcattccaatctacttatgcaaatttaaggcttgtttggtcgttataggtcatattaggctaaaatgaggcttttttgctcccaaatatgaaacaaagaaccttaggactcattttaaacatattaaatgttttatatgattagttttaactttccaagacttaatccaatctatttatgcacattcgagacttctttggccgttataggtcatatttaggctaaaatgacattttcgctcccaactttgatctaacgaacttaaaaactaatttcaaacttattacatgattcatatgattatttttaacttttcaagactcaatcctatctattatacacatttgagacttttttggtcgttataggtcatatttaggctaaaatgagacattttcgctcctaaccttgaactaaagaacctaaagactcattttaaaccctttacatgattaatatgcttagttttaagtttccaagactatttccaatctatttaagcacatttatggctcatagggtcgttataggtcatatttagactaaaatgacattttcgttcccaactgtgaactaaagaacctaatgacttatttcaaacttattacatgtttaatatgcttatttttaaagttttcaaatactcatttcaatctatttatgcacatttaaggatcattgggtcgttatagttcatatttagactaaaatgacatttaatctaatgctcccatcaaatttttgtttttgaaggtctacactacgaggaatgcgccttatgctagtgaggaaattgatgtggttcgtgagcaatgggctaagttttttaccagcaagtatttattattggcctgagcgcgtttgatcgagttggcttagatgttatagaacaatattttgtattaaaatgtatgcgtacgttgaaattggaacgtacatatatttaaatgtatcagtacgtgcactttgattttggaatatatacaaaactacagttattgtttatatatttgttatacaggttgcgatattctattattgttatgacaggtttctatatttggtgcaaagtccctcaacaaaattagaattttcccgccaaaattgtttgttgcagcgtacatatatatgtgtacgctgcaacaagggtgtaaattttggcaaattttcagacttgttgcagcgtacaaatagatgtaccctgcaacaagtggagttttttgcagcgtacacttctttgtacgctgcaacaagtcactatttttgccaaaattttgacacttgttgcagcgtacatgcatatgtacgctgcaaaaaagtactttttgcagcgaacattgtacgctgcaacaagttcagacttgttgcaggccccccagttgcagcatacgatgtacgctgcaacaggggtctaaaagcccgctgcaataagggttttttctactagtgtcacCATTGTTTGTTGATTTTCGTTTCAGTCTTAGCGTTCGTCCTCCTTCCGCCCCGACTGAGTGGGTGTGTTAGACACAATAATATGTAAATATTATTGTTTCATATTTAGTATTGTAAATATAGTAAGGTGTAAACCCTAGTTGACTTTGTAAACGATATATACTTGAATATTAATGCATAGCCTCTCAAGGGAGATTCTATCTAAACTTACACCACCCAATATAAAACCCTAGAGGGAAAAAATACATTACGAAATTTCCAATTTACCATCATAGACAGATCGAGTAAAAGTAAAAGTATGGCTGGTATTGCTCAAATTAATGTTGAGGATATTGAGAATGAGATTGCATATTGGCGTTCTGCTATTATTTTCTATGTGTACGTTAGTATGACATTGCTCCGACTCCACAGAGCTATCACTTGAGTCAATAGGAGTTCTCATATGAAATCCTGATTTGGATGCATATTGTTGTTGATGGTAATAAAGCCAATAAGGATCATCTGGCATACTGAAATTAAGCCTTAATTTGATGATTTCCAGCATTAGTGTAACTGCTGCAAAGACAAATGTTGACCAAGCCCTTCCACAACATTCTCATCAGTAAAATCATCCTATGGCTAGAAGTATTCAGGACTGGAATTATCATCAACAACCATAacatcatcattttttttttgatcagtaagaaatttttattaagTTTTCACGAGCCAACAAACTCAGGAGATACAACACTACAAAGAGACAAAACGGCCAAAAGAAACCCCCAAAGGGCTAGACTTGGCACCATACTCATCACCTAGAAGTCTAACAGAATTATAGGAAGCAATAGTTCGTACATAACCAAGAATTATCACTAGAGAACAGAGGGCTACATACATCTACTCAATTACAAACCTTCAAACCTTCAAACCATGTTTTATCTATGTTTGTAACGTTATGAGGGATAAGTTGAGTAACCCTTAGTATAACTTCCTTTTTAATTTGAGTTACTAACCTTTCAGGTCTGAGGATCTTCCATTCCCAGATTGCACTATTCCTTTGCATCCAGACGTTGTAGGTAGTAGCTGCCAAGGCACAAAATATAACCTTCCTTTTAAAATTGCCCTTCACATTCTTGAGCAACCATTCCTGACATCTTATAAGCATGTGGTACCTACAAGGGACACCAAGCCAATTTCTAACAGCAATCCAAACTCTACTGCTGTATTGACAAGAGAAGAAGATATGGTTTGTGGTCTCTGGATCATTGTCACATAGTGGACAATTAATCTCGTTAATGACCCCATGATTAACTAGTCTTGTCCTTACCTTTAGTCTATCTAGCATTGCCATCCAACCAATAAAACAATGTTTTGGAATATTGTATCTACTCCACACCCACCTGTGCCAATTAACTATGGGGTGACTCGGAATCAGCCATTTGTACCCACTGGCGATATTATATCCCTTTTCAGGCCTCACGTTCCATGTATTACCAGTGTATCCATTCTTTATTGCATCCGTAGCTAGGCATATCTGCTTCCAGTTCCAGCTTGCACTCTTCGGTGGCCTATATGACCACCAATCCTTGCAAATAAACGTGATTAACCCATCACAACCACAAGCTGTCATCTTTATTTGCGATGTTCCATGTATACTTGGCTAGAGCTGCTATGTTCCAGATGTAACAATCTTTGATACCAAGGCCTCCATTTTTCTTAGGCCTGCAAATAAAATCCCATGCTACAGGAGGAGATCTGCAGCTTAATGATATGCCTTGCCATCCCAAAGGAAGTTTCTACATATTGCAGTCATTTGTTTGAGAACGCTCTTTGGGATAATGAATACTCTGGCCCAATAGGTGTGTAAAGACAAAAGCACAGAGTTAATTAATAAGCAGTGTTCTCCCTGCATAATAGGGCACGAGTTCCCCAAGTTCTCAACCGAGCAGTAATTTTATCAGCTAGGATAGCACAATCAGCAACAGAGAGTTTTTTAGGGGAAATCTTGATACCTAAATATCTGAAAGGGAGGAGAGGCTTGACAAATAAAGTGCAAGACTGTTTGATCAACATTACTCGagtaaatagcagttttggtatTGTTTGCTATTAGACAGTGGATGCAGAGAATGTGGCCAGAGCCCTTAACACCAGCATGATGGATGAATGATCACCTTTACAGAAGAGAAGAAGatcatcaacaaaaatcaaGTGATTAAGCCCCAGAGACGCACACTTGCTGTGAAAATTAAATCCCTCCCTATGAGCCACGTCAGAAAGTAGTCTAGAAAGGTACTCCATACAGATTACAAATAAAGGGGTGGTATTGATTTCTTTGAGGATTTTCCCAGACTTAAAAAATTGGAGGATGGCATCTGTAACATCACCACCAACTACCTCCCAACTTGCCTTAAAAAAATCACTGTTAAATCCATCAGGACCCGGAGATTTATTACCAGGGATAGAGTGAATAGCAGACTTTACCTCAGCATCAGTGAAGGGAGCACACAAGGTGGTGGCATGTTGCTCAGATACCAAAGGACCATTTTGAACCACTGCAGCATTAACAGTAAGCCTGCAATCAGAAGTAGAACCAAGTAGCAACCATAACATCATCATTAATTTGGTAGTTTGGGGAAACTGGTCTTGTACCCCTTGTCACATTGATTGCAGACCCTCTCAGAACATGCCCCTTCCCCAAATCATCACCACCATTAATCTCATTAGCAGGAATATTATGTCCCGTATTTTGGCTACCCACGTTGTCCCCAATATCAGGTTCATCCCTTTCAAGATCAGTATCCCCACCATCATTAGCTGGCCCCATGATTATCATCACCATCCTCATTACCCCGTCCATCATTATGATCATCATCATTAGCATCATTAGGCATTAGCATCATTATCATCAACATCTTCCCTCTCCACATTATATTCAGTTTCTGTTGCAAAAACAACCGCCTTAGTACTTTCATCAAAAGCCATTACAAATGGCTGAGtgtttgggttataatggtGTAAGTTCACTGTGGTATTACGGTATTGCAAACGACCAGGAAGCCCTCTAATCATATTAGAATGTAGTTGGCCATTATGGGAACCAAGTACTACACTGCCAAGAACAGTAGTATGTGAGTTTAACAGGCCTTCTAGATCATACTCATGTGAACattcaaaaatataaaaacGTCCTCTTTTATGGGGATCTTTTACCAAAATGActacttttataattttatttaccaaaatagctacttttgaattctatttcccaaactagctactatttatttaccaaaacgACTATTTTAACTTTGAGGCAAAAAAAAACCCCgggttttttttatatatatatatctattgaaccggttttttcttttttgatgaTTGAGGTTTGTTTTATTAAGTAGGAAGGAGCCATAGAATTGGACAGTTGCCCAATCATTGTGAAAGCTCAGAGTACAAATCAGTCTTAACACTTACAAaccaaaataatcaaaatacaaaaatcgcTGGCCCTTAGTTACAGCCAAGCTAATGAAATCATCAGCTCTCGTGAGTCCTTTCTGGTTTTGTGGATGGTTTCAATGCCATCCCCGTCCTGCGATGCGCCCCGAATATAGATAGTGATGAAGTTGAGGTTCCGCGGTCCACCATTAATCTCGTTACACCACTTTACCGCGATTGCGGAGTCCGACTCAATTATGAGTTTGGACTAAAAAACAAGTAATTTTTGCTACTAGCCGTAAAGCATTCTCAaataaaatcaacccaaaacaTAAATTACAAACCAAATAATAATTACTTTattattaatgaaaaataacttGTATTATTAAACAAAATCACCTAttctaaaaaacaaaaaactcaaACCAAACCGGTTCAGTAGTtcacaattaaaaaaaacccaaactggttcacaattaaaaaaaacccaaaccggttcactattaaaaaaaaaccaaaccggttcacaattaaaaaaatcaaaccaatTCATTGATTTTTacttcaaaatcaaaatagtagctagtttggaaaatagaattcaaaagtagttattttggtaaataaatttGTAAAAATAGCCATTTTGGTAAAAGGCCCCTTTTATGGACTGTATTCCAGTTATCTTCGTATGAAGTTTATTTcaacgaaaatgataaaatgATTGCCAACTGTAAGCCGCgttacaatgatgacatgacatgcttatgtaaTGTCATGAACATAATTggtaactaaaatatttaacttatgtaacctattatacatgttacaaaaaaggtagaaaaatcttaatattctaatttattacaaatataataaatatttgtttccttctttgtatCGACTACGTACCTTAtctacatattttcatagtaaaaatattgcatttatcgtaaaaatattttgatgatGTATCACATATAtgacgcctatatgtaccatttAGAGTCCGACACGTAGGATTGCCACAACTAAATGTTATCGCAATTTGCGACCTTGATCATTCCCCTTATTTCAATATGCACGGGCATTTTAATTTAGGTTAGGTTTATGTTTAGATTATTATCAAAACTTTGTCGTATTTATTACCAGATCATCATCGGGTcaattttataaattaaatcGCGTAATATTAATTATCAATAGAATGCGAATAAGTGAACATAGAAAGGAAAATCGTATCCAGTATACGTGTTGTGTACATATTAATTAGCTTGTCTTATATCTAGTTCTTTTGGACTAAATTTCATgaactgaaattaaaataacaGAATACTCCTGaacttaaattaaattaatttaattgaaataaaattaaataataataatcacaaTAATAGCACtccaaattattaatagtaataacaaaaaaaaatacactaCTCATATTTATGTTGTTAATGTTTTTGAATTAGTTATAATGTCGGAACATTAGttatataatataaatataaatggaGGAGGGGTGATGATCAATAATTAACTCCATTATTAAGTGAGCTATTCATAAGTTGACCTACATTTGCAAGCTCATAGTTAGAATCAAGAATGCAAGCTCATAGCTATTTATAAGTTGACCTACACAATTCAAGCTCATAGttagaatcaagaaagggagTGGGAGATATATTTAGCATATAATCATAAACTACAAAATATTCGGTCTTCTTAAAATACTTTAGAccaacaaataataattttattgtAGTTAGTTAATAGTTAGTTACGTGCGTGATGCCATTTACTTGTGAAAATGGACGGATGAGGTGACATTTGCACTTGATTAAGATATTAGTTATGTTAATGAACTTAATTAAGTACAAGTGGTAAGCTTGAACTGGTCATATATGCATAGAGAAGTACACAACTTTTTGCTTAATTTGGCTTTTGTACGTGTTATAGAGTTATAGGTTTAATAAAATCTTTATATTACCGCACACAAAAATAACTTCAATTAAGTTAAGTTGGTTAAATTTGTTATAGAATTAGATCAAAGAGTAATTGGCAAATTAGTAGAACGAAAGTGgtgcttaattaattaattaattaattatgagcaGCAGTGGGATGAAACTATATAGAGGGAAGAACGTGTTGAGTTGTTTAAGATATTGaaagtttattgattttaaggagACAAAAGACATCATCGATTATTATACGCTAACGAAAAAgaaagttaaaattaataaagaaaatattatctccatttcaaaatgatatttacacttttccattttagtctgtttcataatgttatttacatttaactttattctacttttgaatatgaaaatttactatcttacccCTCTTATTCCACAACATTTACAACTTTCCACCAATTTActcttaattaatttttttttcttacactcaaCTCCCTTCTTAGTTCTTAGTTTCTTACACATGTACTATAccttatcaaatttttatttttatttttattttgtcttaatatttgtacaaatagtaactgtaaggATCATTTAGAAACGGATTAGATGTAGTATTTGTTTAAAGTCAATGTTGTACAGATAGTAACCGTAAAAATCATTTAGAAACGGATTATAAGTAGTATTTGTTTAAAGTGAATGTTTtacaaatagtaaccgtaaagatcgaTCATTTAGAAACGGATTAGATGTAGTATTTGTTTAAAGTCAATGTATTACTGATAGCTGGGCATTAccattaaatcattaattactACGGAGTTGTCATACTAGTTGTAAGCACgaagtataatttataaaaggGGAAGAATTGAAGGTGAGACGCGTACTACATCCGATCCCCCTCTTAAGTCTCAACCAAAAACTCAAAAAGTCAATCTCATCTGAAAACATCCATGTCTCTGGAAATGGATGAAGAGCTTGAGAGAGCAGCAGACAGTGGAGATGTGGAGTTCCTTAGAAAATGCAAAGCCTCTAATAAACCCAACGAATACTACCTGTCTTTCAATGGTATGAATATATTTCACATGGCAGCAGAGAATAACAGAGAAGATTTTATTAGAGAAGCAATTAGTATGTTACCTCCCGAAGACGTACACCAACTCCTCATCCAACCAGAGGAAGAAACAAGATTGTTTAACCCTCTTCATCACGCATGCTACATCGGTAATGTAGAGATAGTAAAGATGTTTCTAGAAGTTTACACATCTTTATCTGATATTTCTGAACGACCTTGGTTACTCAAGGATAACCAAGGAAGTAGCCCTTGCCATATAGCTGTTTATAGTTTTCACGAGGAATGTGCGTTGGAAGTATTAAAAATGGATATGGAGTTGATTGCTAATATGCCTAGTAATCGTGGCTGCCCTTTACTTTACGAAGCTGTAGTTTGTAAGTTAGGCAAATTAGCTTTGGAGATGTTGAATTCCCCTCATTCTTTTCCTTGCAACGGGAACGACGGCTACACTCCTTTCCACTCGATTCATTTTTTTGATCGCTCAGGTAAGCTTCCTGCACTTTTATTTGacattttacaaaatcaaatcaactactccctccgtcccttaatactcgcactgttttgactggacaggcttgtcaatgcacaactttgaccatcaatatctttaactacaaattataaaaacattaatacttcgtattttaaaatatatattaagatgaagtcaACAATacattatatactaacatttgttttcatatactagaaataaaatgttaaaaaagtcaaaacggtgcaagtattaagggacagagggagtagtttaTAATATCACCATTTATATTTCTGTTGaaacaaacggagccttagatttaaatatatactacctccgtttcagaaagttctttacgctttggaaaatgtgtccaaagtataaagaCTTTGACTgtaaattctcaccattttatacatcaaaacgttacatgtaagatcttgttagattggtctcggaatgtaatatcaaatttttataattttttcacatacgaaattggatatattagtagttaaatattaaaTTGGAATCCGTACAAATAGttactgtaaagatctttttgaaacagaggtagtatattTCTagtttatacggagtactttcaCGTAACCCCTGGAAAATGTTACTTGAATACAGAAGAAGCAACAGAAATCTTTCGACTATTACTTCAAAAAGGGTCGGAGCTACTTGAACAACAAAATGACAATGGATTTTCAATATTCCATTTATGGGCATCTGAGGGTAAATTGTGGCCATTCAAATATCTTCTAGAAAGCCATGTTACTATTCCAAATGTTAAGGGGATTTTCGCACACTTGATCTCTTTAACAAACATATATGGTGACAATCCTTTACATAATCTGGCTGAAACTACCTCCAATGAAGAAGTTGC encodes:
- the LOC130471341 gene encoding uncharacterized protein, producing the protein MDEELERAADSGDVEFLRKCKASNKPNEYYLSFNGMNIFHMAAENNREDFIREAISMLPPEDVHQLLIQPEEETRLFNPLHHACYIGNVEIVKMFLEVYTSLSDISERPWLLKDNQGSSPCHIAVYSFHEECALEVLKMDMELIANMPSNRGCPLLYEAVVCKLGKLALEMLNSPHSFPCNGNDGYTPFHSIHFFDRSEEATEIFRLLLQKGSELLEQQNDNGFSIFHLWASEGKLWPFKYLLESHVTIPNVKGIFAHLISLTNIYGDNPLHNLAETTSNEEVAIEIAKLLIDIYKEEASDLSEDLPPWLVEDNDGDTPLSLAIARQYEKFALYILSIDENAVIETQKNVLFLAIEKG